A section of the Bryobacteraceae bacterium genome encodes:
- a CDS encoding aldehyde oxidase, translating into MPWTETAEPDRFELFEPPLYRFEITRRQWFGTLGSGWLLTVWVRDAGGQQTAESVETRIHLGDDGIFTVFSGKVEEGQGPRTELAMAAAEELGVPLERVRVVLADTDRTPDDWLTAGSRTTPQTVPAVRRAAAAARGWLTAEKRPIDNPRLREPGEWKILGHGHWRTDAREIVTGAHRYPSDIVREGMLYGCVLRPPAWGARLESVDLEAARRAGAVTAVRDGDFAGCAARTSFEARRALEAMAATARWSGGQKHSHAELFDHLRATAKEKVGPLEGRTHQASYRTAYVQHAPLEPRAAVAEWNGGRLTVWTGTSNPFGVRADLARAFSLAPEQVRVIVPDFGGGFGGKHTGEAALEAARLAREAGRPVKVRWTRQEEFQWAYFRPAALIDVEAVLDSGRIRAWQFTNYNSGAAGLQTPYSIPERREKYVACDSPLRQGSYRTLAATANHFAREAFMDELAAAAGADPLDFRLAHLENDRIRAVLMAACEKFGWRRRRAAKRPPHRGIGLACGTEKNSVVAACVEVEVEPKTRTVRLIEIVEAFECGAILNPWNTRSQVEGCILMGLGAVLREEILFESGRVTNGRFSQYRVPRFRDLPEKLEVILIDRKDLPSAGAGETPIVAVAPAMANAVHDATGVRPRSLPLRW; encoded by the coding sequence ATGCCGTGGACTGAAACGGCCGAGCCGGACCGCTTCGAGCTCTTCGAGCCGCCGCTGTACCGCTTCGAAATCACCCGGCGGCAATGGTTCGGCACGCTTGGCTCGGGCTGGCTGCTCACCGTGTGGGTGCGCGACGCCGGCGGCCAGCAAACGGCGGAAAGCGTCGAGACACGCATCCACCTGGGCGACGACGGCATCTTCACCGTCTTCAGCGGCAAGGTGGAGGAGGGGCAGGGACCGCGCACCGAGCTGGCCATGGCCGCCGCCGAAGAGCTCGGCGTCCCGCTCGAACGCGTGCGCGTCGTGCTGGCCGACACCGACCGCACGCCCGACGACTGGCTCACCGCCGGCAGCCGCACCACCCCGCAGACCGTTCCCGCCGTGCGCCGCGCCGCCGCCGCGGCCCGCGGCTGGCTCACGGCCGAAAAACGGCCGATCGACAACCCGCGCCTGCGCGAGCCCGGCGAATGGAAGATCCTCGGCCACGGCCACTGGCGCACCGACGCCCGCGAAATCGTCACCGGCGCCCACCGCTATCCTTCCGACATCGTGCGCGAGGGCATGCTTTACGGCTGCGTCCTCCGGCCGCCCGCCTGGGGGGCGCGGCTCGAGTCCGTGGATCTGGAGGCCGCCAGAAGGGCGGGCGCGGTCACCGCCGTGCGCGACGGAGATTTCGCCGGCTGTGCCGCGCGCACTTCCTTCGAAGCGCGCCGGGCGCTGGAAGCGATGGCTGCCACCGCGCGCTGGTCCGGCGGACAGAAACATTCTCATGCGGAATTGTTTGATCACCTCCGCGCCACCGCGAAAGAAAAAGTCGGGCCGCTTGAAGGCCGCACTCACCAGGCCTCCTACCGCACTGCCTACGTCCAGCACGCGCCGCTTGAGCCGCGCGCCGCCGTCGCCGAATGGAACGGCGGCCGCCTGACCGTCTGGACCGGCACGAGCAACCCCTTCGGCGTCCGCGCGGACCTCGCGCGCGCCTTCTCTCTCGCGCCGGAGCAGGTCCGCGTCATCGTGCCCGATTTCGGCGGGGGCTTCGGTGGCAAACATACCGGCGAGGCGGCCCTGGAAGCCGCGCGCCTGGCCCGGGAGGCCGGCCGTCCCGTCAAGGTCCGCTGGACCCGCCAGGAGGAGTTCCAGTGGGCCTACTTCCGCCCCGCCGCGCTCATCGACGTGGAAGCCGTGCTTGACTCCGGCCGGATCCGCGCCTGGCAGTTCACCAACTACAACTCGGGCGCTGCGGGTCTGCAAACGCCCTACTCGATCCCCGAGCGCCGCGAAAAGTACGTCGCCTGCGACTCGCCCCTCCGCCAGGGCAGCTACCGCACGCTGGCCGCCACCGCAAATCACTTCGCCCGGGAGGCGTTCATGGACGAGCTCGCCGCCGCGGCGGGCGCCGACCCACTCGATTTCCGCCTTGCGCATCTCGAAAATGACCGCATCCGCGCCGTCCTGATGGCCGCGTGCGAGAAATTCGGCTGGCGGCGGCGCCGCGCCGCGAAGCGTCCGCCCCACCGAGGCATCGGCCTCGCCTGCGGGACGGAAAAGAACTCCGTCGTGGCCGCCTGTGTTGAAGTGGAAGTCGAGCCGAAGACGCGCACCGTGCGGCTGATCGAAATCGTCGAGGCTTTTGAGTGCGGCGCGATCCTCAACCCCTGGAACACGCGCTCGCAGGTGGAGGGCTGCATCCTGATGGGGCTTGGCGCCGTCCTGCGCGAGGAGATCCTCTTCGAGAGCGGCCGCGTGACCAACGGGCGATTCTCTCAGTATCGCGTCCCGCGCTTCCGCGACCTGCCGGAGAAACTCGAGGTGATCCTGATCGACCGCAAGGACCTGCCCAGCGCCGGCGCGGGCGAGACGCCCATCGTGGCCGTGGCTCCGGCCATGGCCAACGCCGTCCATGACGCCACCGGCGTGCGCCCGCGTTCCCTGCCCCTGCGCTGGTGA